The Lewinellaceae bacterium nucleotide sequence GACGATTGGCCTTTTAATCACAGGAGTTTTCGGCGTTACTGCCCTTCAGAACCTGTCCACGGATGCCATTGCCAATACTATTTTCTTTGTCGTTTTTGTCGTTTTTGCCTTATCCTTTTTCGGTTATTATGAAATAACTTTGCCGAGTTCCTGGTCGACAAAAAGTGATAAAATGGCGGAAAGAGGTGGACTTATCGGGACTTTTTTCATGGCATTTACGCTGGCAATCGTTTCCTTTTCCTGTACCGGTCCAATCATCGGATCCGCGCTGGTGCAGTCTGCAACCAGTTCACTGGGACCATTTGTGGTCATGCTGGGATTCTCCACTGCCCTGGCAGTGCCTTTTGCCTTGTTTGCGGCCTTCCCCGGTTGGCTCAACAGTTTACCAAGATCAGGTGGTTGGATGAATTCGGTGAAGGTAGTCCTCGGATTCCTGGAACTGGCCCTGGCGCTGAAGTTCCTTTCCGTAGCCGATATGACCAGCCATTGGAATCTATTACCTTACGAGGTATTTATGGGATTGTGGATCCTTATTTTCGGAGCCATGACCTTATACCTGTTTGGTATCATCAAATTCCCACACGACACTAAAGGAAAACTTAAGATCAAACCGGTTCGCTGGGGTTTCATTGCCCTGTCACTGGCCGCCACTATTTATTTACTGACGGGCTTCAGGTACAATGACCAGACAAAATCCTACTCTCCGTTGAGTTTGTTGAGTGGGCTGGCTCCCCCTACCCAATACAACGTTTTTCTTGCGGATCCCAAGACGGACGTGGATCCTGTCATCCAGGCCCGTTTCCCTTCTTACACCAAATGCGCCAACAATCTGGATTGCTTTAAAGTTTATGAAGAAGGCGTTCAATATGCGAAGGAAGTGAACAAGCCCATCCTCCTGGACTTTACCGGTTACGGCTGTGTCAACTGTCGGAAGACGGAAGAAAACATCTGGATCGTAGATAAAGTGTGGAAGCAAATTCAGGATGATTACGTTCTGATCTCTTTGTACACGGATGACCGGAAGAAACTTGAAACGCCGCTGATCTCAGTGAGGGATGGCTCAAAACTCAGGACGACCGGCAGCCTCTGGCAGGAGTTCCAGATTGTCAATTTCGAACAAAATTCACAACCATTGTACGTGCTGATTACCCCTGATGAAAAGGTAATGGCTGCGCCGAGAGGTTACAACTCCGATGTCAACAAATATTCCCTGTTCCTGGAATGTGGTCTGGAAGTATTTAAGGATAATTATTCCCAACTAGGGATGGAGAAATAAACTCAGGAAAATGTAAAACCTGCCTGCAGACGCAGGAAAGCAGGTGTAGAACAAGGAATTTAAAACCTGCCTGCTGACGCAGGAAGGCAGGTGTAAAAGTGCTGGTTTTCAGCGATTTACAAGATTAAGAATGTCAAACATTATTTGACTATCAGCATATAAACATGAGACATCCCAAATTTTGCCGGTCGGCAAAGTTTGGGATGTTTTTTCAATAAATTGATTGTCAGTTTGAAACAGGTTACATTCAACTCTTTCAGAGTTGGCTTTTGTCCCTTTTTTGGCAGTATTTCATACTGCGTTATTGATATTTATCCCCATTCGGGGATAAATTTAATCTTCTTTTTAAAAATTAACTCTATTCTTAATCCATTTCCCGAAGGGAATTAACCTGCCTTCCTGCCTGCCGGCAGGTATTAATGGCAATGGATGTAATCCATTGGAAATCAAACAAAACCAATCTCAACTCTACCTGGCGTCGCCGGAAGACAGGTCTGAAGGAGTTGAATATATTGCAGATAAATATTGTTAATATATTTTCAGCATCCATTTGAATTAAAAAATTCGGGATGACTCATGTTTTTTGAAATGTCTTAACCGGACATTATTACTTTTTCGCCTCTACCTCCACCGGGCTCACACTCCTGATCATTTCCAGCAGATCCCTTGCGTCTATGACTTCCAGTGCTCCTTCAGGAGTTCTGACCGGGCATTTTTTCAACTGCTTGTCCAGATCATCCATGGGCACGTTTCGGACTACGTTCATCACCCATGCCGGATCGTGGCGATCATACATACCTTCGAAGGCTGAAGCCGTTCCGCCTGCCCCTTTGATGGTATGGCATGATTTGCATTTGGCATCAAACACCCGTGTTCCTTTTTGCACCATAAATTCACTTACTTCAGGAGCAAAATTGACTTTTTTTACCGCAAATACTCCATCGGGAATATTGGCATTGGGCTTAAGCTTTTCCAGCTGTTCCTGGGTGACCTGGGTACCTGGAATGGGAGAACTTGAATTTTCCGGTGTGGCCGCCTTTGCCGCTTCATCCGTTCCTGTGTTTACTCCATTATTATTGCAAGCGGATAAGGTGGCTGCAATAACTAAAAAGAAAAATACTAATTGCTTCATTATTAATTTCTGTTTTGATATCCGGCTACAACCTCATCACCAGGGACAAAACTGCAGCAGGATTTGGATTACAATTTATCACGAATGTCGAATTAAAACCTTATTGGCGGGAACCCGACC carries:
- a CDS encoding c-type cytochrome, producing MKQLVFFFLVIAATLSACNNNGVNTGTDEAAKAATPENSSSPIPGTQVTQEQLEKLKPNANIPDGVFAVKKVNFAPEVSEFMVQKGTRVFDAKCKSCHTIKGAGGTASAFEGMYDRHDPAWVMNVVRNVPMDDLDKQLKKCPVRTPEGALEVIDARDLLEMIRSVSPVEVEAKK